In Erwinia sp. SLM-02, one genomic interval encodes:
- the dicD gene encoding division control transcriptional repressor DicD: protein MQREQVLEHALNILERDGLAATTSLTMLVGELDCSEEEIRRFWPDREALLYDALRYHGDQIDVWRRKLLLDDSLSAGQKLLARYQVLEDAVKNQRYPGCLFIAACSFYPHADHPIHQLAEQQKKASWQYTHELLATLEADNVALVAHQMELILEGCLSRLLVKRKVQEVEIARRLAEDVLAIAMCRKNGALS, encoded by the coding sequence TTGCAGCGTGAACAAGTACTCGAGCATGCCCTGAATATCCTCGAGAGAGACGGACTCGCGGCCACCACCTCCCTGACGATGCTGGTAGGCGAGCTGGACTGTTCGGAAGAAGAGATCCGGCGCTTCTGGCCCGATCGCGAAGCGTTACTTTATGACGCCCTGCGCTACCACGGCGATCAAATCGATGTCTGGCGACGCAAGCTGCTGCTGGATGACAGCCTCAGCGCCGGGCAAAAACTGCTGGCGCGCTACCAGGTTCTGGAAGACGCGGTAAAAAATCAGCGCTATCCCGGCTGCCTGTTTATCGCCGCCTGCAGTTTTTATCCTCATGCCGACCATCCGATCCATCAGCTTGCTGAACAGCAGAAGAAAGCGTCGTGGCAGTATACCCACGAGCTGCTGGCTACGCTGGAGGCGGATAACGTCGCCCTGGTCGCTCATCAGATGGAGTTAATTCTGGAGGGCTGCCTGTCTCGTCTGCTGGTTAAACGTAAGGTGCAGGAAGTTGAAATCGCCCGCAGGCTGGCGGAGGACGTACTCGCTATTGCCATGTGCCGCAAAAACGGCGCGCTGTCCTGA